Proteins encoded within one genomic window of Candidatus Zixiibacteriota bacterium:
- the infB gene encoding translation initiation factor IF-2 — MTDNKQRIYELAKEYKISSMAMLNILRELEFEPKSHMSVATDEMKAAVKNKFTEQKQAAKKEMEQRTTAKETASGIKAKSTTIGGIKVADGGSNVAGLMRRIDKKQRKKERRRKKDRRTVDKTEVAKSFRATMANLGTSKTRKKYRRDHTTADNGQYQADNVIEVNEFMSVAELAKQMDHKPAELIAKLFEMGMMATINQRLDIDTIEMLAGEFGFEVAQMTEIGDEVREEEAEERLEQRAPVVTIMGHVDHGKTSLLDYIRKTNVVAGEAGAITQHIGAYTVMHVGGVITFLDTPGHEAFTAMRARGAHITDIVVLVVAADDGVRPQTIEAIDHARAAGVPIIVAVNKIDKPTANPDHIRTQLTEHNLIAEEWGGKTIMVDVSAKTGEGVDRLLEMILLQAEMMDLKADPDIRAQGVIVDSRLEKGRGPVATVLIQKGTCTVGDSIVAGTCCGHVRTIMDDRENSLRLVGPSTPAQITGLGGVPQAGDSFMVVANDQEAKEIALKRNQIKREQDVRFTHGRTSLDKVFDRIKEGAIKEIRLIIKADVDGSVEVLSDTLGSIANDEVKTHIIHKGVGTITESDVLLAAASDAIIIGFQVRPDARAREVARSEQVDIRTYDVIYEAESDVKKALEGLLSPEVSENFVGMAEVRQLFRVPKVGVIAGSYVKEGRFNRKDRVRVVRDGKVIFKGEMSSLKRFKDDAREVKEGFECGIGIENFNDLKVGDTIEAFEIVETARTL; from the coding sequence ATGACTGATAATAAGCAAAGAATATATGAACTGGCGAAGGAATACAAGATATCGTCGATGGCGATGTTGAACATCCTGCGTGAGCTGGAGTTTGAGCCAAAATCTCACATGTCGGTAGCAACCGACGAGATGAAGGCCGCAGTGAAGAACAAGTTCACGGAGCAGAAGCAAGCGGCGAAAAAAGAGATGGAGCAACGTACCACGGCCAAGGAGACAGCCTCCGGTATCAAGGCCAAGTCAACTACCATCGGTGGGATCAAAGTAGCCGACGGGGGCTCCAACGTTGCAGGATTGATGCGCCGTATAGACAAGAAACAGCGCAAAAAGGAACGCCGTCGTAAAAAGGATCGTCGTACTGTGGATAAGACCGAAGTCGCAAAGAGTTTCCGCGCTACCATGGCTAATCTTGGCACCTCCAAGACTCGGAAAAAATACCGCCGCGACCATACTACCGCCGACAACGGACAGTACCAGGCCGATAATGTCATTGAAGTGAACGAGTTCATGTCGGTGGCTGAACTGGCCAAACAAATGGATCATAAACCGGCTGAGTTGATCGCCAAATTGTTCGAGATGGGTATGATGGCGACGATCAATCAGCGGCTCGATATTGACACAATCGAGATGTTGGCCGGTGAGTTCGGTTTCGAAGTGGCTCAGATGACCGAGATCGGCGATGAAGTGCGTGAAGAAGAGGCGGAAGAACGTCTTGAACAGCGTGCTCCGGTAGTAACGATCATGGGACATGTCGACCACGGTAAAACCTCTCTCCTTGACTATATTCGTAAGACTAACGTGGTAGCCGGTGAAGCCGGTGCTATCACTCAGCACATCGGTGCTTACACGGTAATGCACGTGGGTGGTGTAATTACTTTTCTGGACACTCCCGGTCATGAAGCATTTACCGCTATGCGTGCCCGCGGCGCTCATATTACTGACATCGTAGTTCTCGTAGTGGCCGCTGATGACGGTGTTCGTCCTCAGACCATCGAGGCTATCGATCACGCTCGTGCGGCCGGTGTGCCGATTATCGTAGCGGTCAATAAAATCGATAAACCGACGGCCAATCCGGATCACATTCGCACCCAGTTAACCGAACATAACCTGATAGCCGAAGAATGGGGCGGCAAGACGATCATGGTCGATGTCTCAGCCAAAACCGGCGAGGGCGTCGACAGACTGCTTGAGATGATTCTTCTCCAGGCAGAAATGATGGATCTTAAAGCCGATCCGGATATCCGCGCCCAGGGCGTCATCGTTGATTCCAGATTGGAAAAAGGACGAGGCCCCGTGGCGACGGTGCTGATTCAAAAGGGAACCTGCACGGTGGGTGATTCGATTGTCGCCGGGACTTGTTGCGGCCATGTCCGTACGATTATGGATGACCGTGAGAATTCTCTCAGGCTCGTGGGACCGTCAACCCCGGCACAAATCACCGGTTTAGGGGGTGTTCCTCAGGCCGGTGACTCGTTTATGGTGGTAGCGAACGATCAGGAAGCCAAGGAAATCGCACTCAAGCGCAACCAGATCAAACGTGAGCAGGACGTCCGTTTCACTCATGGCCGCACCAGCCTTGATAAGGTCTTTGACCGCATCAAGGAAGGCGCTATTAAAGAGATTCGCTTGATCATCAAAGCCGATGTAGACGGCTCGGTCGAGGTGCTTTCGGATACGCTCGGTTCTATTGCCAACGATGAAGTCAAAACACATATCATTCACAAGGGAGTCGGTACGATCACCGAGTCCGATGTTCTCCTGGCCGCGGCCTCTGACGCGATCATTATCGGTTTCCAGGTACGCCCCGATGCCCGTGCCCGCGAGGTGGCTCGATCCGAGCAAGTTGACATTCGTACCTATGATGTAATCTACGAAGCCGAAAGCGACGTCAAGAAAGCGCTGGAAGGCCTCCTGAGTCCCGAAGTAAGCGAGAACTTCGTCGGTATGGCTGAAGTCCGCCAGTTATTCCGGGTGCCCAAGGTGGGCGTGATCGCCGGTAGTTACGTCAAGGAAGGGCGTTTCAATCGCAAGGACCGGGTACGTGTCGTGCGTGACGGCAAGGTGATCTTCAAGGGTGAGATGAGTTCACTCAAGCGCTTCAAGGATGACGCCCGCGAGGTGAAAGAAGGATTTGAATGCGGGATCGGCATCGAAAACTTCAACGATCTCAAGGTCGGTGACACCATTGAGGCTTTTGAAATCGTGGAGACGGCTCGCACCTTGTAG
- a CDS encoding DUF503 domain-containing protein, whose product MVTVVLTLRLDLPGAQSLKDKRRVLKSMMTRMRNDFNISMAEVDLNDHPRHALIGAAVISNSGQFGQQVMAKVIDRVTANPELMVIDVQVESF is encoded by the coding sequence GTGGTTACGGTTGTTTTGACGCTTCGTCTGGACCTTCCCGGGGCTCAATCCCTAAAGGACAAACGACGGGTTCTTAAGTCTATGATGACACGTATGCGTAATGACTTTAACATATCGATGGCCGAGGTTGACCTGAACGATCATCCTCGTCATGCTTTGATCGGTGCCGCGGTGATAAGTAATTCTGGCCAATTCGGTCAACAGGTCATGGCTAAGGTGATAGACCGGGTTACGGCCAATCCTGAGCTAATGGTAATTGATGTTCAGGTGGAGTCATTCTGA
- the rbfA gene encoding 30S ribosome-binding factor RbfA — translation MRQYNRSDRVSEELRKTISRIIESEYEGSIPGMVTFTRVKLSKDLRNATVYYSFLGSAEDRESVGLFLERERKHIRYLVGREMHIRHSPELLFRFDPSIEEGIRIEELLNQINREKQEREE, via the coding sequence ATGCGTCAATACAACCGCTCAGATCGAGTCAGCGAAGAACTGCGGAAAACCATCTCGCGTATTATTGAGTCCGAATATGAAGGTAGTATACCCGGCATGGTGACTTTTACGCGAGTGAAGCTTTCCAAAGATCTCCGAAACGCCACGGTTTATTATTCATTTCTCGGCAGTGCCGAAGATCGTGAATCGGTTGGGCTATTCCTCGAACGTGAGCGAAAACATATCAGATATCTGGTAGGTCGTGAAATGCACATCCGGCACAGTCCGGAATTACTCTTCAGATTCGATCCTTCGATCGAAGAGGGGATTCGCATTGAGGAGCTGCTTAATCAGATCAACCGCGAAAAACAGGAACGTGAAGAATGA
- a CDS encoding bifunctional oligoribonuclease/PAP phosphatase NrnA, which produces MTLTGSAFTTDILQTIADALEQSQRVLVVSHIDPDGDAIGTLLACRRYLLDLGKDVTAGRHGVIPDKYRFLKGTEDLPLFSEMNPRASFDTVLSLECPLQDRMGDAARFLKNAQKVVNIDHHRDNILYGDINWVKADSSSVGEMITQFFEYKNYTIPTESAEQLYAAVMTDTGRFRFPSTSAETMRVVSVLIAAGANPERISNKVYFEMPISTVRLTGKVLNEIEYLDDGRYCLLTMTREMLKETEAHESEAEGLVDYTLYGRGVRAGVLFKEIDTSTTKASFRSRDGIDVAEIASRFGGGGHQLAAGCTIELPIDEAKKQVVDFLREADRGQEDK; this is translated from the coding sequence ATGACTCTTACCGGTTCGGCCTTCACCACTGATATCCTGCAGACAATCGCGGACGCACTGGAGCAGTCTCAGCGAGTACTAGTCGTGTCGCATATCGATCCCGACGGTGACGCCATCGGCACACTCCTGGCTTGTCGGCGCTATCTTCTCGATCTGGGCAAGGACGTAACTGCCGGTCGTCATGGGGTCATTCCGGATAAATATCGCTTTCTGAAGGGAACGGAAGATCTGCCGCTTTTCAGTGAAATGAATCCGAGAGCTTCTTTCGATACCGTTTTATCTTTGGAATGTCCGTTACAGGATCGAATGGGTGATGCCGCCCGTTTCCTGAAAAATGCTCAAAAGGTCGTGAATATCGATCACCATCGCGACAACATCCTGTACGGCGACATCAACTGGGTTAAAGCCGACTCCAGTTCTGTCGGGGAAATGATCACTCAGTTTTTTGAATACAAAAATTACACTATCCCGACAGAATCGGCCGAGCAACTCTATGCCGCCGTTATGACCGACACCGGCCGTTTTCGTTTCCCGTCGACGTCAGCCGAAACAATGAGAGTAGTCTCGGTGTTGATCGCAGCCGGAGCCAATCCTGAGCGGATATCCAACAAGGTTTATTTCGAAATGCCGATATCGACCGTTCGCTTGACCGGTAAAGTGCTCAATGAAATTGAATATCTTGATGACGGTCGATACTGCCTGCTTACCATGACTCGTGAAATGCTTAAGGAAACGGAAGCACATGAGTCTGAAGCTGAAGGTCTGGTCGATTACACACTTTACGGGCGCGGTGTCAGAGCCGGTGTGCTTTTCAAGGAAATCGATACCAGCACAACCAAGGCTTCGTTTCGTTCCCGAGACGGGATAGATGTAGCCGAAATCGCGAGCCGGTTTGGTGGCGGCGGACATCAACTTGCCGCCGGATGTACGATTGAGTTACCCATCGATGAAGCTAAGAAGCAAGTTGTTGACTTCTTAAGAGAGGCTGATCGTGGTCAGGAAGACAAATGA
- the truB gene encoding tRNA pseudouridine(55) synthase TruB — protein MVRKTNDKYHGVLLYHKPLGITSHDAVQEVRRMIAQRSVGHTGTLDPQAEGLLLMCLGSATKISRFLTNHDKVYEAEITLGRRSSTYDREGVDFMLPANEIPELDRFAMNEIMDGFRGEINQTVPAFSAVHVEGERLYKQARAGKEVDVPTRRITIKELQLIDWTEPLLTITVTCSAGTYIRSLAHDIGETIGCGAFLSRLRRTRVGRFDLDRALSRDSLATTLAHGQLSQKLLSPRDALDFPAITVTPEFARFITTGRDLTVADIISCERPLAPGDVALLVGANSQALAVVKIQQSFCQDSPRFEPNGKLVSYVRVLN, from the coding sequence GTGGTCAGGAAGACAAATGATAAATATCATGGAGTTCTTCTTTACCATAAACCGCTGGGGATTACCAGTCATGATGCGGTGCAGGAGGTACGCCGGATGATTGCTCAGCGCAGTGTTGGCCACACCGGAACGCTTGATCCTCAGGCGGAAGGCCTCTTGCTTATGTGTCTCGGATCAGCTACTAAAATCTCACGGTTTCTGACTAATCATGACAAGGTGTATGAGGCGGAAATTACCCTGGGACGACGTTCGAGCACCTATGACCGAGAGGGAGTGGATTTTATGCTCCCGGCCAATGAGATTCCCGAGCTTGACAGATTCGCCATGAATGAAATTATGGATGGTTTCCGCGGTGAGATCAACCAGACCGTCCCCGCCTTTTCAGCCGTACATGTTGAAGGCGAACGACTGTATAAACAGGCACGCGCAGGCAAGGAAGTCGATGTCCCGACACGTCGAATCACAATAAAAGAATTGCAGCTAATTGACTGGACTGAGCCGCTCCTGACCATCACCGTAACATGTTCTGCCGGTACTTATATCCGATCTCTCGCTCATGATATCGGAGAAACGATTGGTTGTGGTGCGTTTCTTTCACGTTTGCGACGTACCCGTGTCGGCCGCTTTGATCTGGATCGAGCGCTTTCTCGTGATTCCCTCGCAACAACTTTGGCTCATGGACAGTTAAGTCAGAAACTGCTGTCCCCGAGAGATGCTCTTGATTTTCCGGCAATCACGGTAACACCTGAATTCGCCCGTTTTATCACGACGGGACGCGATTTAACCGTTGCTGATATTATCTCCTGCGAGCGACCGCTTGCACCCGGAGATGTCGCTTTACTCGTCGGCGCCAACAGTCAGGCCCTGGCAGTAGTTAAGATTCAGCAGTCGTTTTGCCAGGATAGCCCTCGGTTTGAGCCAAACGGGAAGCTCGTCAGTTATGTGAGGGTGCTGAATTGA
- a CDS encoding bifunctional riboflavin kinase/FAD synthetase, whose protein sequence is MSIEFIHGLDQFKRSGDRSAVVTVGTFDGIHLGHQEILRRVLHNSKNGEFDTILVTFHPHPRVVVTPDSAPRLLTTLQEKKRWLPDFFRGTVLVLDFDDALKSMEAEQFVKEILLKRLGMHKLVVGYDHAFGKNRSGTIVELNRLGKVMGFEVEVVGPVLDGETRISSSLIRRTLAEGDFADALRYLGHPYAIYGTVEKGIGLGRKIGYPTANIKYGERKQLPAEGVYACKVLIDGKRLDGMMFIGRNHFNPGSKVTVEANLFDFDADIYFHDIAVCPTHFLRKNRRFDSPEALVAQIEFDKKEVLRIIQQEMRNVS, encoded by the coding sequence TTGAGTATCGAATTCATCCATGGGCTCGATCAATTCAAACGATCAGGTGATCGCTCCGCAGTCGTAACCGTCGGGACTTTTGACGGGATCCACCTAGGCCATCAGGAGATTTTAAGGCGAGTGCTCCACAACAGTAAGAACGGTGAATTCGATACGATCCTCGTTACCTTTCACCCTCACCCCAGGGTTGTTGTGACACCCGACAGCGCCCCCCGCCTTCTCACTACTCTTCAGGAGAAAAAACGCTGGTTGCCGGACTTTTTCCGGGGTACTGTTTTGGTCCTCGATTTTGACGATGCTCTCAAGTCGATGGAAGCTGAGCAGTTTGTTAAGGAGATATTACTTAAAAGACTTGGAATGCATAAGCTTGTGGTTGGATACGATCACGCTTTCGGCAAAAATCGTAGCGGGACGATTGTCGAGTTGAATCGTCTGGGTAAGGTGATGGGATTCGAAGTCGAGGTGGTCGGACCGGTGCTTGACGGTGAGACAAGAATATCTTCTTCTCTCATCCGACGGACGCTGGCTGAGGGTGATTTCGCCGATGCCCTGCGATACCTGGGGCATCCCTATGCCATTTACGGTACGGTTGAAAAGGGGATAGGGCTAGGGCGTAAAATCGGATATCCCACCGCCAACATTAAATATGGTGAACGTAAACAATTACCTGCCGAAGGGGTGTATGCCTGTAAGGTTCTTATTGACGGCAAACGCCTTGATGGGATGATGTTTATCGGCAGGAATCATTTCAATCCCGGAAGTAAAGTTACCGTCGAGGCCAATCTGTTTGACTTTGACGCCGACATCTATTTTCACGATATTGCGGTTTGCCCCACGCATTTTCTCCGGAAGAACCGCCGGTTCGATTCACCCGAGGCGCTGGTGGCACAGATAGAATTTGATAAGAAAGAAGTGTTAAGAATAATACAACAGGAGATGAGAAATGTCAGTTAA
- the rpsO gene encoding 30S ribosomal protein S15 produces MSVKRTNKTQIIDEHKLHDTDTGSPEVQIGLLTDRINHLTEHMKVHKKDYHTRLGLLKLVGKRRRLLDYLKQKDINSYRQMVANLGLRR; encoded by the coding sequence ATGTCAGTTAAACGGACCAACAAGACCCAGATTATCGATGAGCACAAGCTGCACGATACCGACACTGGGTCCCCCGAGGTTCAGATCGGTTTGTTGACCGATCGTATCAATCACCTTACCGAGCACATGAAGGTGCACAAGAAAGACTACCATACCAGACTGGGTCTGCTCAAACTGGTAGGCAAACGGAGAAGACTGCTCGACTATCTTAAGCAGAAGGATATCAACAGCTATCGTCAGATGGTCGCCAACCTTGGCCTGCGTCGATAA
- a CDS encoding polyribonucleotide nucleotidyltransferase encodes MPHKVEFELGGRTMTIETGRLAKQSNGAVTVRYGDSMVLSTVCAQSEPKLGFDFFPLTVEYREKAYAAGKIPGGFFKREGRPSEKEILSARIIDRPIRPLFPDDFRGETQVINFILSHDQLNDTDVMALTGTGAALAISDIPVSEAVAGVRVGRLDGEWIINPTMDTIDDCDVYIVVAGSNDAIAMVEGGGREVSEEDVIEALQFGHDHIKIILGKIEELRQMCGKPKMAYEPVRIDEELSKRVAEMAGEKYSEFNRIVDKEERNTAKKALGKEIVEALEETYPDNIGDIKMVLHDLDAAAMRSMIINTDKRIDGRGPDDIRQLSCEVGFLPRAHGSAVFTRGQTQSLASVTLGTKMDEQRMDELDGESTKSYMLHYNFPPFSTGETKPIRGTSRREIGHGALAERALFPVIPAEDSFPYTVRVVSDIMESNGSSSMASVCGGSLALMDAGVPIKAPVAGIAMGLIKTDEKVVILTDILGDEDHFGDMDFKVTGTSEGITAIQMDIKIAGIDLETMRQALQKARTARLSIMEVMNATLPKHRDQLSEYAPRIITIKINPEKIGEVIGPGGKVIRGICEETGAKIDIEDDGTVRIASVDGEAGRRALERIEALTEEAELDKVYDGIVRRITNFGAFVEIIPGTDGLLHISEIAHNRINRVEDVLNVGDRIKVKVINIDNDGKIRLSHKVLIPNDGQDEGNSGHSSGDRDNGRDRDRDRGRDDRRRQPRRPR; translated from the coding sequence ATGCCACACAAAGTAGAGTTTGAATTAGGCGGTCGTACAATGACCATCGAAACTGGTCGCTTGGCTAAGCAGTCAAACGGTGCCGTCACCGTGCGTTACGGTGATTCGATGGTTCTTTCCACCGTCTGTGCCCAGTCGGAACCGAAGCTGGGATTTGATTTTTTCCCACTGACGGTGGAATATCGAGAGAAAGCATACGCCGCCGGTAAAATCCCGGGAGGATTTTTCAAACGCGAAGGTCGCCCTTCCGAAAAAGAAATTCTCTCGGCCCGTATTATCGACCGACCGATCCGCCCGCTCTTCCCGGATGACTTCCGGGGGGAAACCCAGGTGATCAACTTCATTCTGTCTCACGATCAGTTGAACGACACCGATGTCATGGCGTTGACCGGTACCGGTGCGGCCCTGGCCATTTCCGATATACCCGTCAGTGAAGCCGTGGCCGGAGTTCGTGTTGGACGTCTCGACGGTGAATGGATTATCAATCCAACCATGGACACTATCGACGATTGTGATGTATACATCGTCGTAGCCGGTTCCAATGACGCGATAGCGATGGTCGAGGGTGGCGGTCGTGAAGTCTCTGAAGAAGATGTGATCGAGGCGCTGCAATTTGGCCACGATCATATCAAGATCATCCTTGGGAAAATTGAAGAACTGCGGCAAATGTGCGGCAAACCCAAGATGGCGTATGAACCGGTTCGGATCGACGAAGAGCTATCGAAGCGAGTCGCTGAGATGGCAGGCGAGAAGTACTCGGAATTCAATCGCATTGTCGATAAGGAAGAGCGCAACACAGCGAAGAAAGCGTTGGGAAAAGAGATCGTAGAGGCACTCGAAGAGACTTACCCGGATAATATCGGTGATATCAAGATGGTGCTGCACGACCTCGATGCTGCGGCCATGCGCAGTATGATCATCAATACCGATAAGCGTATCGACGGTCGCGGACCTGATGATATCAGGCAGTTGTCCTGCGAAGTCGGTTTCCTGCCGCGCGCTCACGGGTCGGCGGTATTCACTCGCGGTCAAACCCAGTCGCTGGCTTCGGTCACGCTTGGTACGAAGATGGACGAACAGCGCATGGATGAACTCGATGGTGAGTCAACCAAGAGTTACATGCTGCATTACAATTTCCCGCCTTTCTCGACCGGTGAGACCAAGCCGATCCGCGGCACCAGCCGACGTGAAATCGGTCACGGTGCTCTGGCCGAGCGGGCTCTTTTCCCGGTTATTCCCGCGGAAGACAGCTTCCCGTACACGGTTCGTGTCGTTTCCGACATCATGGAATCCAACGGCTCATCGTCGATGGCCTCTGTCTGTGGCGGTTCTCTCGCGCTTATGGATGCCGGAGTTCCCATCAAGGCGCCGGTGGCCGGTATTGCGATGGGTTTGATTAAGACTGATGAAAAGGTCGTTATTCTGACCGATATTCTCGGCGACGAGGATCATTTCGGCGATATGGATTTCAAGGTAACTGGCACCTCTGAAGGTATTACTGCTATTCAGATGGACATCAAGATTGCCGGTATCGACCTCGAGACAATGCGCCAGGCGCTTCAGAAAGCTCGCACGGCTCGTTTGTCCATCATGGAAGTGATGAATGCCACCCTGCCGAAACACCGCGATCAACTCTCGGAATACGCCCCCAGAATTATCACCATCAAGATCAACCCGGAGAAGATCGGTGAGGTGATTGGCCCCGGTGGTAAGGTCATTCGCGGCATCTGCGAAGAAACCGGTGCCAAGATCGACATCGAGGACGATGGTACTGTTCGTATCGCCTCGGTGGATGGTGAAGCCGGTCGTCGGGCGCTCGAACGGATCGAGGCCCTGACCGAAGAAGCCGAGCTTGATAAGGTCTATGACGGTATCGTGCGTCGCATAACCAATTTTGGCGCTTTTGTCGAAATTATTCCCGGGACCGACGGACTCCTGCATATTTCTGAGATCGCCCATAACCGAATCAATCGGGTAGAGGATGTTCTCAATGTTGGTGACCGAATCAAGGTCAAGGTGATCAATATCGATAACGACGGTAAAATCAGGCTGTCCCACAAAGTCCTCATTCCGAACGACGGACAGGATGAGGGAAACAGCGGACATAGTAGCGGTGATCGCGACAACGGTCGCGACCGTGACCGTGACCGTGGCCGGGATGATCGTCGGCGTCAACCAAGGAGACCGCGTTAG
- a CDS encoding pitrilysin family protein has translation MMRTTTNASHGLYRKTTLKNGLRVITEKVPSVRSVSMGVWINVGSRYEDDSEGGMSHLIEHMLFKGTKTRSAKDIADSLESIGGNLNAFTSREQTCYTARFPAAYIDRAMDVLADMTSRSTLTPTNLKREKQVILEEIKETEENPSDHIYDLFNIAFWGKHQLGRPILGTEKSVSGMPRNSIFNYLSRHYRAGSIVIAAAGALSHDRVVKLARDKFEFPEGLSEGMLPAARMDTQKLLLIPNDNNQVHAVIGYPGLAWTDKRRTAAMVLSTLLGGGMSSILFQQIREERGLAYTIYTYHDSYCDAGVFGCYFATDKQRLPEALSVVQKQLLKLCNRKVSEDILRRIKEQIKGQVMLALESTIAKMNRMARFELMQGEYISLTRTIRDIDRVTTDDLQMIARALFNPEGRTVTILGPANRKTVEAVLEE, from the coding sequence ATGATGCGAACCACAACCAATGCCTCGCATGGGTTGTATCGCAAGACGACATTGAAAAACGGACTGAGGGTAATAACCGAGAAAGTACCCTCGGTCCGTTCCGTTTCCATGGGGGTATGGATCAATGTCGGCTCGCGTTACGAGGATGATTCTGAAGGCGGCATGTCTCATCTGATCGAGCATATGCTCTTCAAAGGGACCAAAACCCGTTCAGCGAAAGATATTGCCGATTCACTCGAATCGATCGGCGGCAATCTGAATGCCTTTACATCAAGAGAACAAACTTGTTATACGGCCAGATTCCCAGCCGCATATATCGACAGGGCGATGGACGTTCTGGCCGACATGACCAGCCGCTCGACGCTGACGCCCACTAATCTCAAACGTGAGAAACAGGTAATTCTCGAAGAGATTAAAGAAACCGAAGAGAATCCTTCGGATCATATTTATGACCTGTTCAATATTGCATTTTGGGGTAAACATCAACTGGGACGACCCATTCTCGGAACGGAGAAAAGCGTTTCGGGAATGCCTCGCAACAGTATTTTTAACTACCTCAGCCGGCATTACCGCGCCGGTTCGATTGTCATTGCCGCGGCCGGTGCGCTTTCTCACGATCGTGTAGTCAAACTGGCTCGTGATAAATTCGAATTTCCGGAAGGATTATCTGAAGGAATGTTGCCCGCGGCTCGTATGGATACGCAAAAACTCCTGCTCATTCCTAACGACAACAACCAGGTACATGCCGTGATCGGTTACCCGGGTTTAGCCTGGACCGACAAACGTCGTACCGCGGCGATGGTCTTGTCAACTCTGTTGGGTGGCGGCATGTCATCGATCCTGTTCCAGCAAATCCGGGAAGAACGCGGTCTTGCATATACGATCTACACTTACCATGACAGTTACTGTGACGCTGGGGTTTTTGGTTGTTATTTCGCTACCGACAAGCAGCGTCTTCCGGAGGCTCTCTCCGTAGTACAAAAGCAACTGCTGAAACTGTGTAATAGAAAAGTCTCTGAAGACATCCTGCGCCGCATCAAGGAACAGATAAAGGGTCAGGTAATGCTGGCGCTCGAATCCACGATCGCTAAGATGAACCGTATGGCTCGTTTCGAACTGATGCAGGGTGAATATATCTCATTGACCCGGACTATTCGTGATATCGATCGAGTAACGACCGATGACCTGCAAATGATAGCCCGAGCCCTCTTTAATCCCGAGGGGCGCACGGTTACGATACTTGGCCCGGCTAATCGGAAGACAGTGGAGGCTGTCCTTGAAGAATGA
- a CDS encoding polysaccharide deacetylase family protein: MKNERTEALTIVPFAPMILTFHRVSHNFTWSATNYRPERIISLLTQLESAGFVFIPLSDEISSKPAGERHLAITFDDGMAELADELPPLIDRFGLKPTVFMPTAFIGRTNRWDYSYRLAPSRHLNRDEISRLADAGVEFGSHGHTHRCFRNLPVDVVADELRQSRTILEEILGKTVDSISYPFGRIDDTLLKLVAEAGYTHGYTMRYPAFDDRPLALGRMAVYSFDNPASVQRKLGSGFGHRIERVIAAFTNRLSGGTVLLQRFRSFHL, encoded by the coding sequence TTGAAGAATGAACGGACAGAGGCATTGACAATCGTGCCTTTCGCTCCGATGATTCTGACTTTTCACCGTGTAAGCCATAACTTCACCTGGTCGGCGACCAATTACCGGCCGGAACGCATTATAAGCCTGCTTACTCAACTCGAGTCGGCAGGCTTCGTTTTTATCCCGCTGTCGGATGAAATATCGTCTAAACCGGCAGGGGAGAGGCATCTGGCGATAACGTTCGATGACGGTATGGCCGAACTGGCTGACGAACTGCCGCCTTTGATCGACCGATTCGGTCTCAAACCGACGGTCTTTATGCCAACTGCGTTCATTGGCCGAACTAATCGCTGGGATTATTCTTACCGACTGGCCCCGAGTCGCCATCTGAATCGAGATGAAATTAGCCGACTGGCCGATGCTGGAGTTGAGTTCGGAAGCCATGGACATACTCACCGCTGCTTCAGAAATTTACCAGTGGATGTTGTTGCCGATGAACTGCGGCAATCCCGTACCATTTTAGAGGAAATACTGGGGAAAACCGTTGATTCCATCAGTTATCCGTTTGGTCGAATCGATGATACTCTCCTGAAACTGGTTGCTGAAGCAGGCTATACTCACGGTTATACAATGAGATACCCTGCCTTTGACGACCGACCTCTCGCTTTGGGCCGAATGGCCGTTTACAGCTTCGATAACCCGGCTTCAGTTCAACGCAAGCTCGGCTCAGGTTTCGGGCACCGAATCGAGAGAGTAATAGCCGCTTTCACTAATCGTCTCTCCGGCGGTACAGTTTTACTCCAGCGGTTCCGATCTTTTCACCTGTAG